One genomic window of Candidatus Methylomirabilis tolerans includes the following:
- the queG gene encoding tRNA epoxyqueuosine(34) reductase QueG, with amino-acid sequence MQTAEQLAQAIKEKAHELGFELVGISPVSDPPHEQSFADWLQEGYSGEMAHMARTEQARRHPDTWLPWARSVVSVAMNYYTPFPREPHPAGAPAGWISRYAWGEDYHTILESRLDALFGWIRHTVGDEVQGKVYVDAGPVLEKGFAGLAGIGWIGKNTLLISPKHGSYFFLGELFLSLELLSDSPIRNRCGSCDLCLKACPTDAFVGPYRLDARRCISYLTIELKGGIPTQLRPLIGDHVFGCDICQEVCPYNVNIEASTVPAFQPREGLHGPELIPLLALDDEQFRSQFKGSPIKRSKRRGFLRNVAVALGNLGSAESVSALAKLLSDPEPLIRGHVAWALGQIGTTEARAALHEALDHETDPDVKAEVEQALTADAPSR; translated from the coding sequence ATGCAGACAGCTGAGCAGTTGGCTCAGGCGATCAAAGAAAAGGCCCACGAGCTAGGGTTCGAGTTGGTCGGGATCTCACCGGTCAGCGATCCCCCGCATGAACAGTCATTCGCCGACTGGCTACAAGAGGGGTACAGCGGCGAGATGGCCCATATGGCGCGCACTGAGCAGGCCAGACGTCACCCGGACACCTGGCTTCCGTGGGCGCGTTCGGTGGTCTCTGTGGCCATGAACTACTACACTCCCTTTCCGCGCGAGCCTCACCCGGCAGGTGCACCCGCAGGATGGATTTCCCGTTATGCGTGGGGAGAGGACTATCACACGATCCTGGAGAGTCGACTTGATGCGCTGTTCGGCTGGATTCGACATACCGTCGGCGACGAGGTTCAGGGCAAGGTCTATGTCGATGCCGGGCCGGTGCTGGAGAAGGGATTCGCCGGCTTAGCGGGAATCGGGTGGATCGGCAAGAATACGCTGCTCATCTCTCCAAAGCACGGCTCGTATTTTTTTCTGGGTGAACTGTTCCTCAGCCTCGAACTGTTGTCGGATAGTCCGATCCGAAACCGATGCGGGTCGTGCGATCTGTGCCTCAAGGCCTGTCCGACTGATGCCTTTGTCGGCCCATATCGACTGGATGCCCGTCGCTGCATCTCGTACCTGACGATCGAACTAAAGGGCGGCATTCCGACGCAGCTTCGACCGCTGATCGGCGATCACGTCTTTGGCTGTGATATTTGCCAGGAGGTCTGCCCGTATAATGTCAATATCGAGGCTTCGACGGTGCCCGCTTTTCAGCCCCGTGAAGGCCTGCATGGGCCGGAGTTGATCCCGCTCCTTGCGCTCGACGATGAACAGTTTCGGTCGCAGTTCAAGGGGAGCCCCATCAAGCGGTCAAAGCGGCGGGGCTTTCTGCGAAATGTCGCCGTGGCGCTTGGCAACCTGGGCTCTGCGGAGTCGGTTTCGGCGCTGGCAAAGCTCCTCTCCGATCCGGAGCCGCTGATCCGGGGTCATGTCGCCTGGGCCTTGGGGCAGATCGGCACAACTGAGGCTCGCGCAGCACTCCACGAGGCGCTTGACCACGAAACCGATCCCGACGTAAAAGCAGAGGTCGAACAGGCGCTTACCGCCGACGCGCCTTCACGTTGA
- a CDS encoding DUF72 domain-containing protein: MKGRFDSVGRTNVIELPASGSRWVYNTSMRRPYRGNTTDPGAGQAKVGTCGFAMGRQEYYKTFPVIEIQQTFYKLPRVSTGARWRAGAPTGFEFTMKAWQLITHEPSSPTYRRLTRPIPPASKDHYGAFRPTEEVIEAWVRTQAFATALGVSIIVFQCPPSFTPTPEHIANLRTFFTRIDRTGWQAAWEPRGIWTADLIQGLCRELDLIHVVDPLKEPSLHGAIRYYRLHGLTGYRYVHTDQDLERLKAVCAQDLPTYCLFNNLLMAEDAVRFQALLGEKAEPLRTRIVKAVR, from the coding sequence ATGAAGGGCAGATTCGATAGCGTAGGTCGGACAAACGTGATCGAGTTGCCGGCAAGCGGTTCGCGATGGGTGTACAATACGTCGATGAGGCGTCCATATCGCGGCAATACCACTGATCCTGGCGCGGGGCAGGCCAAGGTCGGGACGTGCGGCTTCGCCATGGGCCGGCAGGAGTACTACAAGACCTTCCCGGTTATTGAGATTCAGCAGACCTTTTACAAACTGCCGCGGGTCAGTACGGGAGCGCGGTGGCGAGCCGGGGCGCCGACCGGGTTCGAGTTTACGATGAAGGCATGGCAACTCATCACACACGAGCCTTCAAGCCCGACCTACCGTCGTCTCACCAGGCCGATCCCGCCTGCATCGAAAGATCACTACGGCGCGTTTCGGCCCACCGAGGAAGTCATCGAGGCCTGGGTCCGGACGCAGGCGTTTGCGACAGCCCTGGGCGTCTCGATTATTGTTTTTCAGTGCCCTCCGAGTTTTACGCCGACGCCCGAACATATCGCGAACCTGCGCACCTTTTTCACTCGCATCGACCGCACCGGCTGGCAGGCTGCCTGGGAGCCGCGCGGCATCTGGACGGCAGATCTGATTCAAGGGCTCTGCCGCGAGTTGGATTTGATCCATGTCGTCGATCCGCTTAAGGAGCCATCGCTTCATGGCGCGATCCGCTACTATCGGCTGCACGGCCTCACCGGCTACCGGTACGTCCACACCGATCAGGACCTTGAACGGCTGAAGGCGGTGTGCGCGCAGGATCTGCCTACCTATTGCCTGTTCAATAATCTCCTGATGGCCGAGGATGCGGTTCGATTCCAGGCATTGCTTGGGGAGAAGGCGGAACCGTTGCGAACGCGAATCGTCAAGGCGGTGCGGTAA